A single Zootoca vivipara chromosome 1, rZooViv1.1, whole genome shotgun sequence DNA region contains:
- the CMKLR2 gene encoding chemerin-like receptor 2, whose translation MEYEDNFTEYFGNYEEDEPPVSHLTHAQVASLVFHGVAFLLGVPGNAIVIWIMGFKWDKTVTSLWFLNLAIADFIFVLFLPLYITYVATGFHWPFGKWLCKANSFIALFNMFASVFFLTAISLDRYVHLIHPVFSYRHRTLKNTFFMIAFIWILATLIGSPALYFRDTLTLHNNVTICYNNFHPTDVDLIILRHHVLTWVRFICGYLFPLLTMMVCYSLLICQVKKSATLTSSRLFWTVLAVVVVFFVCWTPYQIFSILELSAHHDNYWHDLLRDAIPLSVSFAFINSCLNPILYVLLSKKLQSCFSVTFSELVKHTLWEVSRSGTVSEQVWNSLSLQQAEASELETSLGDISP comes from the coding sequence ATGGAGTATGAGGACAACTTCACGGAATACTTTGGGAATTACGAAGAGGATGAGCCCCCCGTGTCCCACCTCACTCATGCACAGGTGGCCTCGCTTGTGTTCCACGGCGTGGCTTTTCTCCTGGGAGTGCCTGGCAACGCAATAGTCATCTGGATAATGGGCTTCAAATGGGACAAGACCGTCACTTCCCTCTGGTTCCTCAACCTGGCTATTGCGGACTTCATCTTCgtccttttcctccctctctacaTTACCTACGTGGCCACGGGCTTCCATTGGCCCTTTGGGAAGTGGCTGTGCAAAGCAAACTCCTTCATTGCCCTGTTCAACATGTTTGCCAGCGTCTTCTTCCTGACGGCTATCAGCCTGGACCGCTACGTCCATCTGATCCACCCTGTCTTCTCCTACAGGCACCGGACTCTCAAGAACACCTTCTTTATGATTGCTTTCATCTGGATTTTGGCCACACTCATTGGAAGCCCGGCACTGTACTTTAGAGATACCCTTACACTACACAACAACGTCACCATTTGCTACAACAACTTCCACCCCACGGACGTTGATCTGATTATCCTCAGGCACCATGTCCTGACCTGGGTAAGGTTCATTTGCGGCTACCTCTTTCCTCTGCTAACCATGATGGTTTGCTACTCTCTTCTGATATGCCAGGTGAAGAAAAGTGCCACCCTGacctccagcaggctcttctggacTGTTCTGgctgtggtggtggtttttttcgTTTGCTGGACCCCGTACCAAATATTCAGCATCCTTGAGCTCTCTGCTCACCACGATAACTACTGGCACGACTTGCTCCGCGATGCCATTCCTCTTTCCGTCAGCTTTGCTTTCATCAACAGCTGCCTTAACCCCATCCTTTACGTCCTCCTCAGCAAGAAGCTCCAGTCCTGTTTCAGTGTGACGTTTTCAGAACTGGTGAAACACACCCTCTGGGAGGTCAGCCGGTCTGGGACAGTCAGTGAACAAGTCTGGAATTCTTTGAGTCTACAGCAGGCCGAAGCGTCTGAGCTTGAGACTTCTCTGGGTGACATCTCTCCCTGA